One region of Paenibacillus polymyxa M1 genomic DNA includes:
- the kdpB gene encoding potassium-transporting ATPase subunit KdpB, with protein sequence MKEERKRMLDRSILKQAIKDSFIKLNPMIMMKNPVMFVVEIGTLVVLLMLLLPGYFGVGKEMGFNLAVFIILLFTLLFANFAEALAEGRGKAQAASLKKSKQDSQANKLVGNEIQVVSSTALRKGDVVIVSQGEMIPSDGEVIEGLASVDESAITGESAPVIKESGGDFCSVTGGTRVVSDRIKVRITTEPGETFIDKMISLVEGAQRQKTPNEIALNTLLISLTIIFLIVVVTLAPIARHFKIDLPVPVLISLLVCLIPTTIGGLLSAIGIAGMDRVTQFNVLAMSGKAVEASGDINTMILDKTGTITFGNRMASEFVVVDGVEKAELAKWAAMSSLKDETPEGRSVLELMRKQEYTLDESLAAGGTFIEFKAETRMSGLDLADGRRVRKGAVDSVRQWIVSQKGSVPADLEEKANQVAAEGGTPLAVALDDRIYGIIYLKDTVKPGMKERFDQLREMGIRTIMCTGDNPLTAATIAREAGVDDFVAESKPEDKIAVIRREQEQGKLVAMTGDGTNDAPALAQADVGLAMNSGTVAAKEAANMVDLDSDPSKIIEVVAIGKQLLMTRGALTTFSIANDVAKYFAIIPAMFMLAIPQMSALNVMGLGSPLSAILSALIFNAVIIPLLIPLAMKGVKYKPMSSDRLLGRNLLIYGLGGMVVPFVGIKAIDLLVHLWI encoded by the coding sequence ATGAAGGAAGAACGCAAACGCATGCTGGATAGAAGCATCTTGAAGCAGGCGATCAAGGATAGCTTTATCAAATTAAATCCAATGATCATGATGAAAAATCCTGTCATGTTCGTCGTAGAGATCGGTACATTGGTTGTGTTGCTCATGCTGCTGCTTCCCGGTTATTTTGGAGTCGGCAAGGAAATGGGCTTTAACTTGGCTGTATTTATTATTCTGTTGTTCACGCTGCTTTTTGCTAACTTTGCCGAAGCGCTCGCGGAGGGACGGGGGAAGGCACAAGCTGCTTCCTTGAAAAAATCCAAGCAGGACTCGCAAGCTAATAAGCTTGTCGGAAATGAGATTCAGGTAGTCAGCTCCACAGCATTGCGTAAAGGTGACGTGGTAATCGTCTCTCAGGGCGAAATGATTCCAAGTGATGGTGAGGTCATTGAAGGCCTGGCTTCGGTGGATGAATCTGCGATTACGGGAGAATCAGCTCCGGTCATTAAGGAATCGGGCGGTGATTTTTGCTCGGTAACTGGCGGGACGCGGGTGGTCAGTGACCGCATTAAGGTGCGAATTACGACTGAGCCGGGTGAGACGTTTATTGATAAAATGATTTCGCTCGTGGAAGGTGCACAGCGGCAAAAAACGCCAAATGAAATTGCGCTGAATACATTGCTGATTAGTTTGACGATTATTTTTCTAATTGTGGTGGTGACACTGGCTCCGATAGCCCGTCATTTTAAGATTGATTTGCCTGTTCCCGTGCTGATTTCGTTGCTAGTCTGTCTGATTCCGACCACGATTGGCGGGCTTTTGTCGGCTATTGGGATTGCCGGTATGGACCGGGTTACCCAGTTTAACGTGCTGGCCATGTCAGGCAAGGCGGTAGAAGCATCCGGGGACATCAACACGATGATTCTCGATAAAACGGGTACCATCACCTTCGGAAACCGGATGGCGAGTGAATTCGTGGTGGTAGATGGTGTAGAAAAGGCAGAGTTAGCGAAATGGGCGGCGATGAGTTCACTAAAGGATGAGACACCTGAGGGGCGCTCGGTGCTGGAATTGATGCGCAAGCAGGAGTACACGCTGGATGAATCCTTGGCAGCAGGTGGGACCTTTATCGAGTTCAAGGCAGAAACCCGGATGAGTGGTCTGGATCTCGCCGATGGACGAAGAGTACGCAAAGGCGCCGTGGACTCTGTCCGGCAGTGGATTGTATCGCAAAAAGGCAGTGTTCCGGCCGATCTGGAGGAAAAAGCAAATCAGGTAGCCGCAGAAGGAGGTACACCGTTAGCGGTGGCGCTGGATGATCGGATATACGGCATTATTTATTTGAAGGATACGGTGAAGCCGGGCATGAAGGAGCGCTTCGATCAGCTTCGGGAAATGGGCATCCGCACGATTATGTGTACCGGTGATAATCCGCTGACCGCTGCTACAATTGCACGTGAAGCAGGTGTGGACGATTTTGTAGCAGAAAGCAAGCCTGAGGACAAAATTGCGGTTATCCGCCGTGAGCAGGAGCAGGGCAAGCTGGTTGCCATGACTGGAGATGGTACCAATGATGCGCCTGCGCTGGCCCAGGCAGATGTCGGTCTTGCCATGAATAGCGGTACGGTCGCGGCCAAGGAAGCTGCTAATATGGTGGACCTGGATTCTGATCCGTCCAAAATTATTGAGGTGGTCGCCATCGGTAAGCAGCTGCTTATGACACGCGGGGCATTGACAACGTTCAGTATTGCGAACGATGTTGCTAAATATTTTGCCATCATTCCGGCGATGTTCATGCTGGCTATTCCACAAATGAGTGCACTGAATGTCATGGGACTGGGTTCCCCGCTCTCGGCTATTTTATCGGCGCTTATTTTTAATGCAGTCATTATTCCACTTCTGATTCCGCTGGCAATGAAGGGCGTGAAGTATAAGCCAATGAGCTCGGATCGTTTGTTGGGACGGAATTTACTGATTTATGGCCTGGGCGGTATGGTGGTACCGTTTGTCGGCATTAAGGCCATTGATTTGCTGGTACATTTGTGGATTTAG
- the kdpC gene encoding potassium-transporting ATPase subunit KdpC has product MSGFYRMLSGRRFAAHEKAGSGGQGHNKRTGTEAVPENQPERREMRGSAVIGVALRTSVLMILLCGLAYPLVSTGVAQVLFPQQANGSMLRDTEGRVIGSELIGQSFTNPAFFQGRVSSIDYNGAGSGSSNYAPSNPALVQRLKDSIADWQKHNPDVPVSQVPLDLITNSGSGLDPHISPQAAQAQIPRISSLTGIGQDQLKALVQEQTEGRSAGVFGEPRVNVLKLNLALEALMKVKPVKS; this is encoded by the coding sequence ATGAGTGGTTTTTATCGGATGTTGTCTGGACGCAGGTTTGCTGCACATGAGAAAGCCGGATCTGGCGGACAAGGTCATAACAAGCGTACAGGGACGGAGGCAGTGCCGGAAAATCAACCGGAGAGACGTGAGATGCGAGGAAGCGCGGTTATTGGAGTGGCTTTGCGAACTTCTGTGCTAATGATCCTATTGTGCGGATTGGCATATCCGCTAGTTAGTACAGGAGTGGCGCAAGTCCTGTTTCCGCAGCAAGCAAACGGCAGTATGCTTCGTGACACGGAGGGGCGGGTAATCGGCTCTGAGCTGATTGGGCAGTCCTTTACCAATCCGGCCTTTTTCCAAGGTCGGGTATCAAGTATCGATTACAATGGGGCTGGTTCAGGCTCAAGTAATTACGCACCCTCGAACCCGGCATTGGTGCAGCGGCTTAAGGATTCTATTGCGGATTGGCAGAAGCATAACCCGGATGTACCCGTCAGTCAGGTTCCATTGGACCTGATTACGAACTCCGGCTCCGGTCTAGATCCGCACATCTCGCCACAGGCGGCACAGGCTCAAATTCCGCGTATTAGCAGCTTGACGGGGATTGGTCAGGACCAGCTGAAGGCGCTGGTGCAGGAGCAGACCGAAGGCCGCAGTGCCGGGGTATTCGGCGAGCCGCGTGTGAACGTGCTCAAGCTGAATCTCGCGCTTGAAGCGCTAATGAAGGTTAAGCCAGTTAAGTCATAG
- a CDS encoding MFS transporter, producing the protein MKMSKGAHYKQKAALTVVGLAVFIDMLIYGLVVPILPRYADSLGATQTEIGFLFSSYAIALFIATPIFGLLTDRIGRKTPLLWGLIGLIASTLMFAIAHTFWLLVLARALQGVAAAMTWTAGLALLAELYPSEERGKAMGLALSGQAAGTLLGPTIGGWLYQWGSYQFPFYFAIALAVVDAVLRLVLLHDITEEKNEKYLSPFSFMKNKDLLLVIGVVIIGASVPSVLEPTLPLHLQHNFNANPGVIGLLFAIPTLAYGLATPFIGQFSSKIGYKNGILLGLLMVSIALPLTALPAILSLQAVILAVLGVSMGMVLAPCLPQLADISQRSGIHSYGITFALYNTAYSIGLMIGPILSSTLTDLMNIKLSYLVIGIIVLIYMLVLASALRKAKNSSNNIKLSK; encoded by the coding sequence ATGAAAATGAGTAAAGGAGCGCACTATAAACAAAAAGCTGCTCTAACGGTTGTCGGATTAGCTGTGTTCATTGACATGTTAATCTATGGATTAGTCGTCCCCATTTTGCCAAGATACGCAGATTCTCTTGGAGCAACTCAAACCGAAATTGGATTTTTATTCAGCAGTTATGCAATTGCACTGTTTATAGCTACTCCTATTTTTGGTCTGTTAACGGATCGAATTGGGAGAAAGACTCCTCTGTTATGGGGGTTAATTGGACTCATAGCTTCCACTTTAATGTTCGCCATAGCCCACACCTTCTGGCTGCTTGTACTGGCACGTGCTCTTCAAGGGGTCGCAGCCGCCATGACCTGGACAGCAGGGCTCGCTCTGCTGGCTGAGCTATACCCATCTGAAGAACGCGGCAAAGCCATGGGCTTGGCGTTGTCTGGGCAAGCCGCTGGAACCCTTCTCGGACCGACAATAGGCGGTTGGTTGTATCAATGGGGAAGTTACCAGTTCCCTTTTTACTTTGCCATCGCATTGGCCGTCGTCGATGCTGTACTTCGACTAGTACTCCTGCACGATATTACGGAAGAGAAAAATGAAAAGTACTTATCTCCTTTTTCGTTCATGAAAAATAAAGATTTGCTTTTGGTTATCGGGGTTGTAATTATCGGTGCATCCGTCCCAAGCGTACTTGAGCCAACATTACCGTTACACCTACAGCATAATTTTAACGCTAATCCAGGAGTTATCGGACTGTTATTTGCTATTCCCACACTTGCTTATGGCCTGGCAACCCCCTTTATAGGTCAATTCTCCAGCAAGATCGGCTATAAAAATGGAATTCTCCTCGGTCTACTTATGGTATCCATTGCTCTTCCTCTAACTGCACTTCCAGCAATATTATCACTTCAAGCTGTTATTTTAGCTGTTTTAGGAGTTAGCATGGGTATGGTTCTTGCTCCCTGCTTACCTCAACTTGCTGATATTTCTCAACGAAGTGGAATTCATTCTTATGGAATTACTTTTGCTCTCTATAACACGGCATACTCGATTGGTCTAATGATCGGCCCTATTTTGAGCAGTACTCTCACCGATTTAATGAATATTAAATTATCTTACTTAGTCATTGGTATTATTGTATTAATATACATGTTGGTACTCGCTTCAGCCTTAAGGAAAGCCAAAAATTCATCAAACAATATAAAACTAAGTAAATAA
- a CDS encoding PadR family transcriptional regulator → MSTTRVMVLGLLLQYGAMSGYEIQQKMQSAQTDKWAYVQPASIYHALKKLDSEGIVRLETLEQTGNRSKAIYAITETGKGEFSRLLIESFKETSVVFPTALYTALTFMDEAGLHEIEEALSFQHQAIEKIYKEMKLGQEQKAELMDIPVNVMLIFKNIYDQCELQLKFIKQIKEEIRRNL, encoded by the coding sequence ATGAGTACAACACGTGTAATGGTTCTTGGGCTCTTGCTGCAATATGGAGCAATGTCAGGATATGAAATACAACAGAAAATGCAATCAGCACAGACGGATAAATGGGCTTATGTGCAACCAGCTTCCATATATCATGCCTTAAAAAAACTGGATTCAGAAGGAATTGTACGTTTAGAAACATTAGAACAGACAGGGAATCGGTCCAAAGCTATATATGCTATCACGGAGACTGGAAAAGGCGAGTTTAGTCGACTTTTAATCGAATCATTTAAAGAAACTTCTGTTGTGTTTCCAACAGCCCTGTACACAGCTTTGACTTTTATGGATGAGGCTGGCCTCCATGAAATAGAAGAAGCTTTAAGTTTTCAGCATCAAGCCATTGAAAAAATTTATAAAGAAATGAAACTAGGCCAGGAGCAAAAAGCTGAACTTATGGATATCCCTGTAAACGTCATGTTAATTTTCAAAAATATTTATGATCAATGCGAGCTGCAATTAAAATTTATTAAGCAAATTAAAGAGGAAATCAGAAGAAATTTATAG
- a CDS encoding Nramp family divalent metal transporter, whose protein sequence is MKNSKGNFAEIASLSEVNRSLSIPKDGTWFRKFLAFAGPGYMVAVGYMDPGNWATDIAGGSKFGYTLLSVILISNLMAILLQALSGKLGIATGKDLAQMCRDAYSRPVAIGLWLLCEIAIAAMDLAEVIGSAIALKLLFGLPLLYGVIITAFDVMLILLLQNKGFRALETLVIVLMATIAGCFGINLILAQPEWGGVLGGFVPDSQILTNPSMLYIAIGIMGATVMPHNLYLHSSIVQTRKYEQTSAGKREAITFATWDSSIALMFALFINAAILIVAAAVFHTAGRTDVAEISDAYYLLSPLLGTTLASILFGVALLASGQNSTVTGTLAGQIVMEGFLNLRLSPWLRRLVTRLIAIIPAVIVTAIAGEKGAEELLVLSQVILSIQLPFAIIPLLLFTSDKKIMGEFANKMWQKVLTWIVTAIIIILNVVLIIQTITG, encoded by the coding sequence ATGAAAAATTCAAAGGGCAACTTCGCGGAAATCGCTTCACTATCAGAAGTGAATCGTTCTTTGAGCATCCCGAAAGATGGGACCTGGTTTCGGAAGTTTCTTGCCTTTGCTGGACCAGGCTATATGGTTGCTGTCGGCTATATGGACCCTGGCAACTGGGCTACAGACATCGCTGGCGGATCAAAATTCGGCTACACACTACTTAGTGTCATTCTAATCTCCAACCTGATGGCCATTCTGCTGCAAGCCTTATCTGGCAAGCTCGGTATTGCTACAGGTAAAGATTTGGCTCAAATGTGCCGGGATGCTTACAGTCGCCCTGTCGCGATCGGCTTATGGCTTTTATGTGAAATTGCCATTGCAGCCATGGATTTGGCCGAGGTCATCGGTTCAGCCATTGCCCTGAAGCTACTGTTCGGTCTCCCGTTACTATACGGAGTCATCATTACCGCATTTGATGTTATGCTCATTTTGCTGCTGCAAAATAAAGGTTTCCGGGCATTGGAAACCCTCGTTATTGTATTAATGGCCACGATTGCCGGCTGTTTTGGCATTAATCTCATTTTGGCACAACCAGAATGGGGCGGCGTATTGGGTGGCTTTGTACCGGACTCACAAATATTGACGAATCCAAGCATGCTGTATATTGCCATCGGTATTATGGGAGCTACCGTAATGCCACATAACCTGTATCTGCATTCTTCTATTGTACAAACGCGCAAATATGAGCAGACATCAGCAGGTAAACGGGAAGCTATTACATTTGCAACTTGGGATTCCAGTATAGCGCTCATGTTCGCTCTATTCATTAATGCAGCCATCTTGATCGTAGCAGCTGCCGTATTCCATACAGCAGGAAGAACAGATGTAGCAGAGATTAGTGATGCCTATTATCTGCTTTCGCCATTGCTGGGAACCACACTTGCGAGCATACTGTTTGGAGTGGCGTTACTCGCCTCAGGTCAAAACTCGACCGTGACAGGTACTTTAGCCGGACAAATCGTGATGGAGGGCTTCTTGAATCTTCGTCTCTCACCTTGGTTGCGTCGTCTGGTGACCCGTCTTATCGCGATCATTCCAGCGGTCATCGTCACTGCGATTGCAGGTGAAAAAGGTGCGGAAGAGTTGCTTGTGCTGAGTCAGGTTATTTTATCCATCCAGCTTCCTTTTGCCATCATTCCATTACTGCTCTTTACCAGTGACAAAAAGATTATGGGTGAATTTGCGAATAAAATGTGGCAAAAAGTACTAACCTGGATCGTGACCGCTATCATCATTATCTTGAATGTAGTGCTTATTATTCAGACAATTACAGGTTGA
- a CDS encoding organic hydroperoxide resistance protein, with the protein MEALYTASATVHGGRDGSVASSDGVLKHKLSTPKELGGAGGDATNPEQLFAAGYGACYESALANVARKAKVKVDNVEVTSHVSIGKDPSDGGFQLAVRLDVKIPGIERSQAEDLARQAHDFCPYSKATRGNIDVELNVI; encoded by the coding sequence ATGGAAGCGTTATACACAGCATCAGCAACGGTACATGGTGGAAGAGACGGTTCAGTGGCTTCTTCAGACGGGGTATTGAAGCATAAGCTGAGCACACCGAAGGAACTGGGTGGCGCAGGTGGGGACGCTACGAATCCGGAGCAACTGTTTGCGGCAGGCTATGGCGCATGCTATGAAAGTGCGTTGGCAAATGTGGCCCGTAAAGCCAAGGTAAAGGTGGACAATGTAGAGGTCACCAGCCACGTATCGATTGGCAAGGACCCAAGCGACGGGGGCTTCCAGTTAGCGGTGCGTCTGGATGTAAAAATACCGGGGATTGAGCGTTCCCAGGCTGAAGATTTGGCACGCCAAGCACATGATTTTTGTCCGTACTCCAAAGCCACTCGCGGTAACATTGATGTTGAACTCAACGTCATTTGA
- a CDS encoding thiol-disulfide oxidoreductase DCC family protein: MNQSDHVHTEHSIVLVDGVCHFCQGATRFIIKRDPKGIFHFGSLQSEVGQELLRAGGLSTDQLDTLVLLEDGTYYTRSTAALRIAKRLRFPYPLAYVFILIPRFVRNAAYNWVARNRYRWFGKDEEDQCQIPPPEIRKRFF; encoded by the coding sequence ATGAACCAGTCTGATCATGTCCATACCGAACATTCCATTGTATTAGTGGATGGGGTATGCCACTTTTGTCAGGGAGCAACCCGCTTCATTATCAAACGTGATCCTAAGGGAATATTCCATTTTGGTTCCCTGCAATCCGAGGTAGGGCAAGAACTTTTACGTGCAGGTGGACTGTCTACAGATCAACTGGATACACTCGTGCTGCTTGAAGACGGTACGTATTATACAAGGTCAACTGCAGCTTTACGGATTGCCAAACGCCTTCGTTTTCCATACCCGCTGGCCTATGTATTCATCTTGATTCCCCGCTTTGTGCGCAACGCAGCCTATAACTGGGTAGCGCGTAACCGATATCGTTGGTTTGGCAAGGATGAGGAGGATCAATGTCAGATCCCCCCACCAGAAATTAGGAAACGATTTTTTTAG
- a CDS encoding DUF3153 domain-containing protein — protein MDPTGYSPNWNKRRQIQLRKILLIFMLVCCLFALTSCARGDIHVDVHLDQSVDMDATFSVNNQTLMMLDNPGLLDRLVQRMQSNNVDVQPLSEQGRKGYQIKGHYQGDWGTNQKNPDQGLNLPEGLEINRAVSQHFFTTNMDLTLKLDLPRMLPEEARGLSDKLEQMNVFARKLLERQLDLNFSLSLPIQPASSNADRVSDDGKTLYWDIAPLESNELKLSVNVPNVRHIVYVSATGLILIAVAVILRIRNYRRKNKHK, from the coding sequence ATGGACCCAACAGGATACAGCCCTAATTGGAACAAACGTCGGCAAATACAGTTACGAAAAATACTGCTCATTTTTATGCTGGTGTGTTGTCTGTTTGCCCTAACTTCCTGTGCTCGGGGTGACATTCATGTAGATGTTCATCTGGATCAAAGTGTAGATATGGATGCAACGTTCAGTGTAAACAACCAGACACTGATGATGTTGGACAATCCGGGGCTGCTCGATCGATTAGTTCAACGTATGCAAAGCAATAATGTAGACGTGCAGCCGCTATCGGAACAAGGGAGAAAGGGATATCAAATAAAGGGGCATTATCAAGGGGATTGGGGTACAAACCAAAAAAATCCCGATCAGGGTTTAAACCTGCCTGAGGGATTAGAAATAAATCGCGCAGTGAGCCAGCATTTTTTCACAACCAATATGGATCTTACGCTTAAGCTCGATTTGCCTCGGATGCTTCCTGAAGAAGCTCGTGGCCTGAGTGATAAATTAGAACAAATGAATGTGTTTGCACGCAAATTACTAGAACGGCAACTGGATCTTAACTTCAGCCTATCCCTGCCCATCCAGCCTGCTTCCAGCAATGCGGACCGTGTGTCGGATGATGGAAAAACACTCTATTGGGACATTGCTCCATTAGAGTCAAACGAGCTAAAATTGTCGGTCAACGTACCCAATGTACGCCATATCGTGTATGTATCGGCTACGGGTCTCATACTGATCGCGGTAGCTGTGATATTACGGATTCGTAATTATCGTCGTAAAAATAAACATAAATAA
- a CDS encoding metal ABC transporter solute-binding protein, Zn/Mn family yields MNKQFKKALPQWVATVGVLSLVLVLATACTDAKKTEQGATKEAGQKIKATTTIGMISDIVGKVGGVHVEVTGIMKSGVDPHLYKASQGDMRKLDEADIIFYNGLHLEGKMQDILEKISKQKPVIPVSKNIAQNQLRAASPEMGSEYDPHIWFDVQNWMSAVETVRDELSALDAAHAEDYKANAEAYLAELRKLDDYTREQITSIPKAQRVLVTAHDAFGYFGDAYQIQVRGLQGMSTESEAGSQDVTKLRDYLVEHKIKAIFVESSVPRKAIDAVIQGAAQQSHTIQVGGELYSDAMGEEGTEDGTYIGMVKHNVNTIVRALK; encoded by the coding sequence ATGAACAAGCAGTTTAAGAAGGCTTTGCCACAATGGGTAGCGACGGTTGGAGTGTTGTCTCTAGTTCTGGTTCTAGCGACTGCATGTACAGATGCCAAGAAGACAGAACAGGGAGCTACGAAAGAGGCGGGACAGAAAATAAAGGCTACGACTACCATCGGTATGATCTCAGACATTGTCGGGAAGGTCGGCGGTGTTCATGTGGAGGTCACGGGAATTATGAAGTCAGGCGTTGACCCACATTTGTACAAGGCGTCTCAGGGAGATATGCGTAAGCTGGATGAAGCCGACATCATTTTTTATAACGGGTTGCATCTGGAAGGGAAAATGCAGGACATTCTGGAGAAAATCAGCAAGCAAAAGCCTGTTATACCCGTGTCCAAAAACATTGCCCAAAATCAATTGCGTGCAGCTAGCCCAGAAATGGGATCTGAGTATGATCCACATATCTGGTTTGATGTACAAAACTGGATGTCTGCGGTAGAAACCGTCAGAGATGAATTGTCGGCACTTGATGCTGCTCATGCGGAGGATTATAAGGCCAATGCCGAAGCTTATCTCGCTGAGCTACGAAAACTGGACGATTACACGAGAGAGCAGATTACCAGTATACCGAAGGCTCAGCGCGTACTTGTCACGGCACATGATGCATTTGGCTATTTCGGAGACGCTTACCAGATTCAAGTAAGAGGCCTTCAAGGCATGAGTACAGAGTCAGAGGCAGGCTCACAAGATGTGACCAAGCTGAGAGATTATCTGGTGGAGCATAAAATTAAAGCCATATTTGTAGAATCGAGTGTTCCGAGAAAGGCCATAGATGCGGTTATTCAAGGTGCAGCTCAGCAAAGTCATACCATACAGGTTGGCGGCGAGCTGTATTCGGATGCTATGGGTGAAGAGGGGACAGAAGATGGAACGTATATTGGAATGGTCAAGCATAACGTGAATACGATCGTTAGAGCTCTTAAATAA
- a CDS encoding metal ABC transporter ATP-binding protein, producing MGHSPLVVRDLSVAYQKKPVLFDVSFEVPEGKLIGIIGPNGAGKSTLIKAVLGLIPKLRGEVLVYGKPYKQQLLKVGYVPQRESVDWDFPTNALDVVMMGRYGRLGWFKRPGAADRQAAMESLDKVGMSKFADRQISQLSGGQQQRVFLARALAQDAQLYFMDEPFVGVDAATEKAIISLLNDLKQQGKTVLVVHHDLSTVTDYFDQVMLLNGHLMAFGETADIFTEGNLQRTYGGRLSILKTGSESGTILGVR from the coding sequence ATGGGACATTCACCACTTGTTGTTCGTGATTTATCGGTAGCCTATCAAAAAAAGCCCGTTTTGTTCGATGTCTCCTTTGAGGTGCCGGAAGGTAAGCTGATTGGTATTATCGGCCCCAACGGGGCTGGCAAATCTACACTGATCAAGGCCGTGCTTGGGCTGATTCCAAAGCTCAGGGGCGAGGTGCTGGTCTACGGCAAGCCCTATAAGCAACAGCTGCTCAAGGTTGGATATGTACCGCAGCGGGAGTCGGTGGATTGGGATTTTCCGACGAATGCTCTAGATGTGGTTATGATGGGACGTTACGGCAGACTGGGCTGGTTTAAACGTCCGGGAGCAGCAGATCGTCAGGCTGCGATGGAGAGTTTGGACAAGGTTGGAATGAGCAAATTTGCAGACAGGCAGATTAGTCAATTGTCAGGCGGGCAGCAGCAACGCGTTTTTTTGGCGAGAGCGCTTGCGCAGGACGCTCAGCTTTATTTTATGGATGAACCGTTTGTCGGTGTGGACGCTGCAACAGAAAAAGCTATCATTTCATTGCTTAACGATCTGAAACAGCAGGGGAAAACCGTGCTTGTCGTTCATCATGATTTATCTACGGTCACGGATTATTTTGACCAGGTTATGCTGTTGAACGGGCATCTGATGGCATTTGGAGAGACCGCAGATATTTTTACCGAGGGAAATCTGCAACGTACGTATGGCGGGCGTCTGAGTATACTCAAAACAGGTTCGGAATCCGGCACGATACTCGGAGTGAGGTGA
- a CDS encoding metal ABC transporter permease: MTSLAALLADPNMQWILLGCILLGLSSGVIGSFMYLRKQSLMGDALAHAALPGVCVAFMITGTKSMFGFMIGAAIAGIVATFAISALTRYSRIKSDSAIAAVLSVFFGFGIMLLTEIQHSGAGNQSGLDKFLFGQAAAMVLSDVYTMAVISVVLIGICLLFFKEFKLLSFDPGFARGLGFPAGLLDKLLMLLIVIAVVAGIQAVGVIMMAALLITPAVSARYWTEKLGVMVCLSGLFGAIAGLGGTVISSLGQNLPTGPLCVLCATVVFGVSLIFAPQRGMISKAIVRLNARKSLEQGVGTQPREERAL; this comes from the coding sequence ATGACAAGCTTGGCAGCGCTTTTGGCAGACCCGAACATGCAATGGATTTTGCTTGGATGTATTTTACTCGGTTTAAGCAGCGGGGTGATTGGCAGTTTTATGTATTTGCGTAAGCAATCACTTATGGGAGATGCTTTGGCACATGCGGCTTTGCCGGGGGTATGTGTGGCTTTTATGATCACAGGTACAAAATCCATGTTTGGATTTATGATTGGAGCAGCCATTGCAGGGATTGTTGCTACCTTTGCCATCAGTGCGCTAACCCGGTATTCGCGAATTAAAAGTGATTCAGCGATTGCAGCGGTGCTGTCGGTATTTTTTGGCTTCGGCATTATGTTGTTGACCGAAATTCAGCATAGTGGCGCAGGCAACCAAAGTGGGTTGGATAAATTTTTATTTGGCCAGGCTGCGGCAATGGTGTTGTCTGATGTCTATACGATGGCGGTAATTTCGGTGGTGCTCATTGGAATATGTTTATTATTTTTCAAGGAATTTAAGCTGCTCAGCTTTGATCCCGGCTTTGCCCGTGGACTTGGTTTTCCGGCAGGTCTACTGGATAAGTTATTAATGCTGTTGATTGTCATTGCGGTGGTGGCTGGCATTCAAGCTGTGGGCGTCATTATGATGGCTGCCCTGCTGATTACCCCGGCCGTGTCGGCAAGATACTGGACAGAGAAGCTGGGTGTTATGGTATGCCTGTCAGGCTTGTTTGGTGCTATAGCGGGTCTTGGTGGGACTGTTATTAGCTCTCTGGGACAAAATTTGCCTACAGGACCATTGTGCGTGTTGTGTGCGACTGTGGTATTTGGTGTAAGTCTGATCTTTGCGCCGCAGCGTGGAATGATTTCCAAGGCTATCGTTCGGTTGAACGCCAGAAAAAGTCTGGAGCAGGGAGTTGGAACACAGCCCAGGGAGGAGCGTGCCCTATGA